A region of the Chryseobacterium cucumeris genome:
AAGGTAAGATAGACAAACAATCCCTCTCGCCTTCCCAGGAGAAATTTCAGCTTGTCTACAATAATTTTCCGGTGGCCACCTTATCTTACTCAGACTTTGATCAATCCGTTATAAAAATCAATGATCAGGTAAAGGAAATTGAAACTGTCGTTATCAAAAATAACAAACCGGCAAAATATATTTTCATTAAGGGAAATTTTAACGCCTATGTAACGGTAAACAATAAGCTTAACAGCTATGCCGATGGAATTGTAACTTACATTTTTGACAATAAAACAAAAAAACTGAAAAGCTCCAATGTAGAACAATACAGAGTTTTCAGACTGGCAGACTCTAAAAACGAGAAAAAAGAAACTTCATCATGGGATTATGGGAACTCTCTGCAAATCCCAAAACTTAAAAATGTAGGAAATCCTGAAGAGTATAAAACCAAAAGAAATATCATCAGAGAATTGAAAGGCGATCGTAAAGATCAGATTGAAGTGACAGGCGGCGCCCTTCAGGAAAAAGAATTTTCATTCTTCGGATATAGATTTTATGATATCAGAACCATATTGAATATGTCGTTTGAGAAAGGATCAGAAAAAACACTAAAAGATTTCCTCGAATATAACGAACTCGTTTTTGTTAAACTAAAACATAAAAGTGAACCTGAATACAATCAGATTGCACTTTACACTAATTTCTACCCTGCGGAACTTAGTTTCACTAATGACAACGATATTGAAAAGGTAAAATTCAATAAAGATAACAGCAGTTACCAGACGTCTTACTGGCAGAATCCTTCGTTCCCGAATATGCAGACCATCTTCAGTAATTTTTTTAAAGGAGACTTAAAAGAACAACCCAACAAAAAGTAAAAATAAGATTATGGCTCCTGTGATAAAGAAATAAAATAAGTCATAAAACATAAAGTGAAAATAAAATCTAGTATTAATAAAGGTTTTATTAAATTTGCAACAAACCAAATAAAAATGAAAAAGTTTTCTTTTCTACTTGTTTTCAGTCTGTTGCTTTTTACAGCATGCAAGAAAGATCATGTAGATGCTACGAATACTAAAACACTGCAGTCAAGTATCAATGATATGACTTCCAGTTTACCAACCATTAAACAGATTAAGTTTAATGAAGCTCTTTACATCCTTAAAACATTTGGAGTAGAAGCTGATGGTGATATCAATGAGCTGAAAGCCCTGGGAAAACTGATCAACGGAAAAAAAGTTCCTGAAATCATGGCTCTGGCTGATGAAGTGGCTCAGAAAAACGGAATTGAATGGGCAAGTACTGCCCCACCATCACTGGGAGAAATGAATATCTTCGGGGATGATAAAGCAAAAGAAAGCGATCCTAATGATGTGAAAGCAGGATCACTAAGCCTTGTGACAAGACCTACAGGTGATGACGGAACCGGGGCGCCTACGGCCATTCAGATTGTTCCAAGACTTGTAGATGCAGCCGGAAACCCGGTATCTTTCACAGGTGCAGGTCTTGAAGCCACTCTTGAAGTATTCAGCAATGGTGTAAGACTAGCTACAGCTAAAAACCTGATGCAGGATAATAACTTTAAAGGATTCAATTTAAAATTCTCATCTATCCCTGCTTCAAAAGTGGTAGATAATAAAATTGACATCACGGTTTCCGTAAAAACTACGGCAAAAACTTTCAAAATGTCAAAAATCGGACTTGATGTGAATGCTGCAGCCTTAAAAGTACCTGCCATTCCAAAAACAGATTCAACCGCGCTGACAGAACAGCCAAGTGCAGTGGTGGATCCAAACAATCCTGCAGCTACACCTGCAGCAACGACTGATCCAACAGCTACTCCTGCTACACCAGCAGCTCCAAAGCAGCCCACAGCAGATCCTAAGAATACGGTAAGCAAGTTTCTGAACAATGTAAGTTCTCAGAATTTAAAAGCAGCATACGAAACGGCAAGCAATCCAAGCTGGGGAAGTTATGAGTCTTTCTCAAATCCTACTTCAGGTTTTGGATCGGTGAAGAATGTAAGTGTAAAAAATATTACAACTAACGGTACCACTGCCAACAGTGCAAGTGTAAACGCCACTTATGATGTGACGGATAAAAGCGGGAAGACAACTTCTTTAAAAGTAACTTTCGGGCTTAAAAATGTAAACGGAGACTGGAAAATTTCCAGCTATAAAATCAATTAATAAATGGCTTCAGCAGAACTGATCAAGAAATTAGAAGAAACAATTGAAAACATTCCTGATTTTCCGATTCCGGGAATACAGTTTAAGGATATTTCACCCATCTTTTTAAATCCAAAACTTTATGAAGACGTTATTGCAGATCTTGTAGCCTTCAGTAAAGGGAAAATCGATGCAGTCTGCGGAATTGAAAGCCGCGGTTACCTTTTTGGAATCGCTATCGCTGTGGCATTGGAAGTTCCATTCATCTTAATCAGAAAAGCGGGAAAACTTCCTCCTCCTGTCATTTCAGAAACATATGACCTGGAATATGGAAGCGCTATTATAGAAACCCGTGAAGGGCAGATAAAACCCGGACAAAGAGTTTTGATTCATGATGATCTTCTGGCAACCGGAGGAACTACTGAAGCTGCTGCCAAATTAGTAGAAAAGCAAGGCGCAATAGTTTCACAGTTCAGTTTCCTTATCGGTTTACAAGGCTTAAATGGAGATGAAAAACTGAAGAAATTCGGGGCAGAGATCTACCATATTTTAAGTTATTAAGATTGATCCTAACAAGATAAATGCTTCGGCTCCGCTCGGCATGACAATGGCTAATAATTTACTGTGAGATTAGAACAAGCAGTATCAGAAGTGTCATGCTGAGCATCTCGAAGCATCTTTTTTTAATAAATTCATCATTAACCATTAACAATTCACAAGATTTCGTCAATAATACTCACAAAGTATTTTGTAAATCTCTCAGAAACAATTAAATTTGCATTTCAATTTTTAAAAACTTATGGCAAAATTGGGAAAGAGTGCTCAGAACGAGCAAGAAGGTAAAGAAACGGTTGAGTTCTTTAAAGACCTTGACAGAGAGGCTTTAAACACTGAAAGATTTGTTGAAAAATATTCAAAGCCGCTTGGTTTTGTATTTGGAGCTTTGATTTTAGGAGTTTTAGGATTCTTTGCTTATAAGCAATTTGTAATTGCTCCAAAGAACACTGAGGCTGTAAAAAGTTTCCTTGCTGCTCAAAAGAACCTTACAGAAGGCAAAGATAAAGATGCTTTAGGTGGAAAATCTGCTGCTAATCCTGGTTTTATAGGTACAGCTAATGAATATTCTTCTACTGAGATTGGTAAACTTTCTGCTTACAATGCTGGTTTATTAAAATTCAAAGAAGGAAAATTCCAGGAAGCATATGATCTTTTGGATAAATTCTCTTCCAAAAACAAAACTTTGATGGCAATGAAGTATGGAGCAATGGCTGATGCAAAATCAGGTCTTAACAAAAATGATGAAGCTCTGTCCTTATTAGATCAGGCTGCTACAGCATCTGATGATCCTTATACAACGTATTATTTTACAAGAAAAGCAGGTATTGTTGCTTTAGGATTAAAGAAAAATGCAGAAGCTAAAAAATACTTCTCTGCAATTGACGAGAAATATCAGGACTACGACAACGGAATGTCTGATTCTTATATCGAAATGACTAAATATTATTAAAAAATGGCAACAGTTAATCTATCCGATTACAAGCCACTTCATATAACGAATGCCGAAGATTTTTCTATCGGCATTGTTTTTTCTGAGTGGAATGATTTTGTAACTTACAATCTTCGTGATGCAGCTTTGGAAATCCTTGAAAAAGAAGGGGTAAAACCTGAAAATATCAAACTTTTCCCTGTACCAGGAGCTTTCGAATTAAGCTATGCTAGTATGCAGCTTTGCAAAGAGAGAAAATATGATGCAGTAATTTCTATAGGATGTGTGATCCGCGGGGAAACTCCACATTTTGACTATGTATGCTCTGCAGTAGCGCAGGGAATCAAAGACTGTAACATCATGACGGACACCCCTACTATTTTCTGTGTATTAACAGATGATAACAAAGAACAATCTATTGCAAGAAGCGGTGGAGATCTTGGAAATAAAGGAGTGGAAGCAGCCGTTACAGCGCTAAGAATGATTGATTTCAAAAAGAAATTATCTGATAAAAAGGGGAATATCGGTTTCGGACACTCTTAACTTTTTATTCACTTTAACAATATAAAGGGGCTATTTTTAATAGTCCCTTTTTTATTAGTATATAAATAATTCATAAATCTTATTAATAAAAAGGATGTTTTTCTTTTTTTCCGTCAAAAGTTCCCTACAAAAACTATCTTTGTGAAAATTAATAAAGACAGACAATACATGTTTTTAAAAAAAATAAAACCCTTCCTGTATTTAGGAATTTTCTATCTTATTATTTCGTTGATAATAAGAACCGTATTCTTTTTTCATCCTATTACTACTGCTAGTTTTGGATTTTTCGAAGTTGTAAAAGTTTTGCTGATAGGTCTGGTGAATGACATTTTTGTTTTCATACTGGCCAGTTCCATTCTCGCTCTTTACTTCCTCTTTCTTTCCAATTCAAAATATAAAAAACCTTACGGACACATTATTCTGAGTGCTCTGGTTCTATTCTTCCTTTATATATGGCTTGTGCCGAACAATATTTTCAAGCAGTATGGAGGTTCCATCATGGAAATAGCCCTTGTTTTCGTAGGAATTAAGGCCCTTTTCTTCGGATTGATGCTGTTCCTTCCTGCACAGAGAATTAAGATCCGTAATATATTATATTTCATCACATTACTGTTATATGTTCTTCTGATCATTTTCAACGGGGTAAGTGAATATTTTTTCTATAATGAATTTGGAGTTCGTTATAATTTTATTGCTGTAGATTATCTTATCTATACCAATGAGGTGATTGGGAATATCATGGAAAGCTATCCGGTTATTCCGCTGTTTTCTGCCATCATGATTGTTACCCTGGTCATCACATGGTTTATTTATAAGAAAACAAAAGATGAGCTTCTGGAACTACCAGATTTTAAACAAAAAATGGTGCTGCTGGGTAGTTTTATGGTACTTTGTGCGTTGAGTGCACTGGCAATACCATCCTTGATGCAAATCAGATCCGACAATGTTTTCGCAGACGAAATTGAAGCCAACGGACTTCCTAAGTTCTACTGGGCGTTTACCCATAATGAACTGGATTATTTCCAGTTTTATTCACAGATTAACCAACAGCAGGCTGAAAAGAATTTCTTAAGCCAGTATCCACAACCTACTTTATCAAGAGCTGTTGTTGCAGAACAGCCTGAAGTGAAGAAAAACGTAGTATTGATCTCCATTGAAAGTCTTTCTGCAGATTTCATGGAACATTATGGCAATACCCAAAAAATTACTCCTTTCCTGGACAGTCTTGCTGATAAATCACTCATGTTTACCAATCTGTATGCAACCGGAAACAGAACAGTACGCGGACTGGAAGCTTTGACATTATGTATTCCTCCTACAGCAGGAGAAAGTATCATCAAGAGAGATGACAATAAGAATAAATTCACAACCGGAAGTGTTTTCAAGTCTAAAGGATATGATGTTAAATTTTTATACGGCGGATACAGCTATTTTGATAATATGCAGGATTTCTTCGGAGGAAACGGCTATGGTATCGTAGACAGAAATAACTTTAAACCTGAAGAAATTACTTTTGCCAATGTTTGGGGCGTTGCTGATGAAGATATGGCCAGAAAAGCTATTCAGATAATGAATGCTGAAGCTAAGTCAGGAAAACCGTTTTTCAATCATTGGATGACAGTTTCCAACCACAGACCATTTACCTATCCTGACGGAAGAATTGATATTCCGGGAACGGCAAAATCCCGTGAAGGGGGTGTAAAGTATACAGACTACTCTCTTAAGTTGTTCTTCGATATGGCTAAGAAACAAGACTGGTACAAGAATACGGTTTTTGTTATCATTGCAGACCATTGTGCATCCAGTGCGGGAAAAACGGAACTTCCGATGGATAAATACAGAATTCCTGCTATGGTATTTTCTGAAGGATTTATTCAGCCTCAGAAATTTGATGCGCTGATGTCGCAGATCGATATAATGCCGACCGTTTTGGGCTTATTAAACTTCAGCTATCAGTCTAAATTCCTGGGTCAGGATGTGTTCAAACCGGAATTCCAGCCTAAAGCTTATGTGGCAACCTATCAGGATCTTGGATTTATCAAAGGTGAACGTTTGACCATTATTTCGCCGGTAAAAAAGGTAAAACAATATTCTTTGGAACTGGAAAAAAGTGATCTGAAACCTGAGTTTAAACTATATTACGACGAAAAATTATTAAAAAATCCAGATCAGAAACTGGTGGATGATGCTGTATCAGCTTATCAGTCTACCTCTTACTGGCTAAAAACGAAACAACTCAACAGATAAATATCTAAATATTTTCGCTTATAATCTGGCGTAAAATATTTAAATTAACCCATAAATTTATTAGTATGAAATGGACAGACGACAGAGGCGGAAACGTTGATGACCGCCGTGGTTCAGGAGGCGGAAGTGGCGGTATGATTGTAGGAGGCGGACTCGGAACTTTAATTATAGCAGCCATCGTATTCTTTTTGGGAGGTGATCCATCCGGTATCTTGAATTCCGGAGGCATGCAGCCTTCAGGAAATTCCGGAGAACAGAGAGAGCTTACTGCCGATGAAAAACAAATCGGAGAAATGGTCAAAATGATGGACGCATGGAATAGCCAGACCTGGAATCAGATTTTCACAGAAAATGGCATGACCTATACCGATCCAGGAATTGTTCTTTTCGAAAATACAACATCTTCAGCATGCGGTACGGCTCAATCTGCCATGGGGCCATTCTATTGCCCGGCCGATCAGAAAGTCTATATGGATATGAGTTTTTTTGGTGAACTTCAGCAAAAATTCGGAGCTAAAGTAACAGAATTTACGGTAGCTTATGTTCTTGCGCATGAAGTAGGACACCATGTTCAGACCCTTTTGGGAACTACACAGAAAGTGGATGCGCTAAGAAGAAGCGGAAGATATTCCGAAGAGCAGATGAACAGAGTATCCGTTGCGACAGAATTACAGGCTGATTTCTATGCCGGAGTATGGGCAAAAAGAACCAATGACAGCAAACATATTCTGGAACCCGGAGATATTGAGTCTGCCATAGATGCTGCCGAAGCGGTTGGCGATGATAATATTCAGAAAAGAGCACAGGGATATGTGAATCAGGAAAGTTTTACCCACGGCTCTTCTGCACAGCGTAAAGAATGGTTTATGAAAGGGTACAACACCGGAGATATCAGACAGGGTGATACTTTCAACCAGCTATTAAAATAGTTTTTATCAAAAATTATAATGATATAAAAAAGCGGTCTTAAGTCAAGACCGCTTTTTTATTTATTGCAATTCGATCGGATTAGAATTTTTCTTAGCCTCTTCTTTCACCCTTTCTTCCATTCTTTTTCTCATATCAGCAGGATTTTGGTTTCCGCCGCCGGAGCCTCTTCCGCCTCCGCCTATTCTTATTGTATTAGAAAATCCACCTTGTCCACTGCCACTTTGGCTCATAAACGACATCGGATCAGCTTTAAATTTTTGCTGCTGTTTGATATAATCTGTTCTTTTTACTTTCAAAGTATTTCCAAACTGGTTCAAAGCCGGAAACTCAGCAATTTTATAGTTTTTCATAAGATCAAAAGAATAATCTCCTTTATCATCTTCCACTTTTACAATCAACCCCGGAAGTCCTCCGAACTTATAAGGTCCATCCTGATAAGGAAGATCTGTTGTAAACCATGCCGTCCATTTTCTTCCACCAAAATCAGTTTCAGCTTTCTGAACTTTATACTCGCCTATTTTTCTCGTTTCTGACTCTATTTTCCAGTTCAGTGGTCTGTCTTCTTCATACGAATAGAGATCACGCTCGATTCTGTCTTTAAAATAGGTCTTTTGATTGGTTTTATCTTTTTCAATGGAATAGCTGATATTCGTTTTCAATCCTTCCATCTGATCTCTGTTGATGCTTGCTCTTCCGCCTCCGCTCTGAAATGCTTTTTGCATAATAGAATCTCTTTTGATTCTGTTTTCAGAATAAAACACAGATTTTTCCGGAGAAATATCCAGATAAGCATTTTCAGTCTTGATATCTGTTTTATTTTCAGCATCAGGCTTCATCGTCACCTGATATACGAATCTGTTGGTTTGTGCAGAAACATTCTGTATGAAGAGCGCCAATGCGATAATACCTATTTTTTTCATTTATATTTTTATTTATTGAGCATTATTAAAAGAAAGATTTATTGTACTTTATTTTTGACAAGTTTTCTCCCTTATTGCTTGATTATATGTCTTCCTTATAGATTTAAAATACGATTCAAGGTTAAAATTATGAATAAAACCTTAACAGAAAACGGCTCAGTTTATCTTTTTTTAACATCATTTATCCTCTGATAAATTGCTATTAATATCATAATCATTAAAATAGACATCTTCGATTTGAGATTGCGGAAATTAGTTTGTATTTTTGCATCATTAAATCATTCTAAATAAATACAATGATAAAAGTATCAGACCATGCAAAGGAGAAAGCCATCCAGTTAATGACGGAAGATGGTTTTAACCCTGCTGAAGATTATATAAGAGTAGGGGTAAAAAGCGGCGGATGCTCTGGTTTAGAGTATGTTTTAAAGTTTGACAACGAAAAAACAGACACAGATCAGATTTTTGAAGATAATAACATTAAAATTATTATAGATAAAAAATCCATCCTTTATTTAGCAGGAACAACTCTTGAGTATTCAGGAGGATTGAACGGAAAAGGGTTTGTTTTTAACAACCCGAATGCATCCAGAACATGTGGATGTGGGGAATCATTTAGTCTTTAGAGAAAAGACATTAGATCCTAGATTTCAGACCTCAGAGCTATTCTGACTTCTGAAATCTAATCTGAAACCTAAAAAAAAATAATGAGTAAATATACAGAAGACGATCTAAGAGTCGATCTAGAAAATAAAAAATATGAATTCGGTTGGGAGACGAAGATTGATTATGAAGACTTCCCGACTGGTTTAAACGAGGATATCATCCGTGCGATCTCTGCTAAAAAAGAAGAGCCGGAATGGATGACTGAATGGCGATTGGAATCTTTCAAAATCTGGCAAAAAATGGTAGAGCCTGAGTGGGCTAATATCAAATATGAAAAACCGGATTTTCAGGCAATCCGTTACTATGCTGCTCCAAAAGTAAAGCCTGAACTGGCAAGCCTTGACGAAGTAGATCCTGAACTATTGAAAACATTCGAAAAGCTAGGGATTAATATCGAAGAGCAAAAAAGACTTTCAGGAGTTGCTGTAGATATCGTAATGGACTCAGTTTCTGTGAAAACCACTTTCCAGGATACACTGGCAGAAAAAGGAATTATTTTCTGCTCGATCTCTGAGGCTATTAAAAACCACCCTGATTTGGTAAGAAAATATCTTGGAAAAGTAGTTCCGAGAGGAGATAACTTCTATGCAGCATTGAATTCCGCAGTATTTTCTGACGGAAGTTTCTGTTATATTCCTAAAGGAGTAAAATGCCCGATGGAACTTTCTACTTATTTCCGTATCAATCAGGCAGGAACAGGACAGTTTGAAAGAACGCTTCTTGTAGCTGATGAAGGAAGTTATGTATCTTATCTTGAAGGATGTACAGCACCGTCAAGAGATGAAAACCAGCTTCACGCAGCGGTTGTAGAGCTTATCGCTTTAGATAATGCTGAAATTAAATATTCAACGGTACAGAACTGGTACCCGGGTAATGAAGAAGGTAAAGGAGGTGTATTCAACTTTGTAACGAAGAGAGGACTTTGCGAAAGAAATGCAAAAATCTCCTGGACACAGGTTGAAACAGGTTCAGCTGTAACATGGAAATATCCTTCTTGTATCTTAAAAGGAGACAATTCTATCGGAGAGTTCTACTCTATTGCGGTAACCAACAACCACCAATATGCAGATACAGGAACAAAAATGATCCACATTGGAAAGAATACCAAATCAACGATTATTTCAAAAGGTATTTCTGCCGGAAAATCACAAAACTCATACAGAGGACAGGTAAAAGTAATGCCTTCTGCAAAAGGAGCCAGAAACTTTTCACAATGTGACTCTTTATTGATGGGTAATGAATGTGGAGCTCATACTTTCCCTTATATTGAAATCAAAGACCCTACGGCACAGTTAGAGCACGAAGCTACGACTTCAAAAATCGGGGAAGACCAGATTTTCTACTGTAACCAGAGAGGTATTGACACAGAAAGAGCTATTGCTCTGATTGTAAATGGTTTCAGTAAAGAAGTTTTAAATAAACTTCCAATGGAATTTGCTATTGAAGCACAGAAACTACTTGAAATTTCACTAGAAGGTTCGGTAGGTTAATCTTTTAAAAGGATTTTCAGATAAAAACCAACTGATTTAAAGGCAAGGTTTTCAGAGTTTTTATCAGATGATCAACCGTTATCAACGGGAAATAAATTGTAATCTTCACAGGAGATTATTAGTAAAATAAAATATAAAAAGCTTCTATGTCCGCTGAGGAAATACTTCAGTTAAAGACAAAGTGAATACACAATGAGAAGCTCACACAATTATAAAGCAAAAGTTAGCAAGAATGTTACAAATTAAAGACCTTCACGCCAAAATTGAAGATGGCGCAGAAATATTAAAAGGGATTAATCTTGAAATAAAGCCGGGCGAAGTTCACGCTATCATGGGACCAAACGGAGCTGGTAAGTCTACCCTTTCTTCTGTAATCGCAGGAAAAGAAGATTACGAAGTGACTGGTGGAGAGATCCTTTTTGACGGACAGGACATCAGCGAAGATGCTCCTGAAGATAGAGCTCACAAAGGAATTTTCCTTTCTTTCCAGTATCCTGTAGAAATTCCAGGAGTTTCTGTAACGAACTTTATCAAAGCCGCTTTAAACGAAACAAGAAAAGCAAACGGACTGGAAGAAATGCCGGCAAAAGAAATGCTTGCTCTAATCCGTGAGAAATCTGAAAAACTGGGAATCAAAAAAGATTTTCTTTCAAGATCATTGAACGAAGGATTCTCCGGAGGTGAAAAGAAAAGAAACGAGATCTTCCAGATGATGATGCTTAATCCGAAATTGGCTATTCTTGATGAAACTGATTCAGGATTGGATATCGATGCTTTAAGAATCGTTGCAGATGGAGTAAACTACTTCAAAAATGAAGGAAATGCAGTTCTTCTGATTACCCACTATCAAAGATTGCTTAACTATATTCAGCCTGACTTCGTTCACGTGTTAGCAGACGGGAAAATCATCAAAACCGGTGATAAATCTTTAGCATTAGAACTTGAAGAAAAAGGTTACGACTGGCTTTTAAATTAATTTGAAATTTACTATTTGAGATTTGAAATTATGCCAACCATTTATGAAGTGCAGCAAATATGAATCTCTAAAGTAAAAATTGGATTCCTATTCCTCGGAATAACAATATTTTAGTTCAAAAAAAAGAAAAAATGGTGCAAACCACAGACATACCAGTAATGGCATTAAAAGAACAAATTATAGAGAACCATAGTGAATTTTTGGAGAGTCTTCGTCACAGATTTCTGGATGAGGAAAGAAAAACAGCGCTTCAAAAATTTGCAAACTTTGGTTTTCCTACTAAAAAAGACGAAGAATATAAATATACCAATCTAAAGGAGATCACGGAAAAAAGCTACAACTTCTTCCCGAAAGAGCACCACAATATCACTAAAGAGCAGTTTGATGAACTGCATCTTGGTGAAGAGAATTTTGATTGGATTGTTTTTGTAAACGGTAAACTTCACAAAGAGCTTTCTAAAGTTTCTATTGAAAATGTGGAGTTCCTTTCATTCAATTATGCATTGAATGATGAGAAACATAAGGAGGTTTTTGAAAAATATTTCAATACCATTGCTTCTAAAGAACAGGCTTTTACGAACCTGAACCTTGCTTACTGCAAATATGGCTTCTTCCTTAAAGTTCCTAAAAATGTAGTGATTGAAAAGCCAATCCACGTTTTTTATATTTCTCAGAATCAGGAAGAAAATACATTCTACAATACCAGAAACCTTTTGATCGTAGAAGAAGGAGCAAAAGTAGAAGTGATTGAAAGCCACCATAATTTTGACACCACTTACGTACTGACAAACTCTGTAACAGAGATCTTTACATACCCAAATGCGAAAGCTGACTGGCACAAACTTCAGAACGATAACAACACAACCTATCTTATCGATAATACTTTTGCAAAACAGGAGAAGGACAGCTTAACTACGGTAAACACATTCTCTTTCGGAGGTAAACTGGTAAGAAACAACCTTGATTTTATTCATAACGGATCCAATATCAATTCATTCATGAACGGAATTACCATTATCGGGAAAGATCAGTTGGTAGACCACCATACAGCAGTTCACCACAACTTCCCGAATTGTGAAAGTTACCAGAACTACAAAGGAATTTTTGATGGTAACGCCCATGGAGTTTTCAACGGAAAAGTTTTTGTGGACAAA
Encoded here:
- a CDS encoding adenine phosphoribosyltransferase, with amino-acid sequence MASAELIKKLEETIENIPDFPIPGIQFKDISPIFLNPKLYEDVIADLVAFSKGKIDAVCGIESRGYLFGIAIAVALEVPFILIRKAGKLPPPVISETYDLEYGSAIIETREGQIKPGQRVLIHDDLLATGGTTEAAAKLVEKQGAIVSQFSFLIGLQGLNGDEKLKKFGAEIYHILSY
- the ribH gene encoding 6,7-dimethyl-8-ribityllumazine synthase, which gives rise to MATVNLSDYKPLHITNAEDFSIGIVFSEWNDFVTYNLRDAALEILEKEGVKPENIKLFPVPGAFELSYASMQLCKERKYDAVISIGCVIRGETPHFDYVCSAVAQGIKDCNIMTDTPTIFCVLTDDNKEQSIARSGGDLGNKGVEAAVTALRMIDFKKKLSDKKGNIGFGHS
- a CDS encoding LTA synthase family protein, with protein sequence MFLKKIKPFLYLGIFYLIISLIIRTVFFFHPITTASFGFFEVVKVLLIGLVNDIFVFILASSILALYFLFLSNSKYKKPYGHIILSALVLFFLYIWLVPNNIFKQYGGSIMEIALVFVGIKALFFGLMLFLPAQRIKIRNILYFITLLLYVLLIIFNGVSEYFFYNEFGVRYNFIAVDYLIYTNEVIGNIMESYPVIPLFSAIMIVTLVITWFIYKKTKDELLELPDFKQKMVLLGSFMVLCALSALAIPSLMQIRSDNVFADEIEANGLPKFYWAFTHNELDYFQFYSQINQQQAEKNFLSQYPQPTLSRAVVAEQPEVKKNVVLISIESLSADFMEHYGNTQKITPFLDSLADKSLMFTNLYATGNRTVRGLEALTLCIPPTAGESIIKRDDNKNKFTTGSVFKSKGYDVKFLYGGYSYFDNMQDFFGGNGYGIVDRNNFKPEEITFANVWGVADEDMARKAIQIMNAEAKSGKPFFNHWMTVSNHRPFTYPDGRIDIPGTAKSREGGVKYTDYSLKLFFDMAKKQDWYKNTVFVIIADHCASSAGKTELPMDKYRIPAMVFSEGFIQPQKFDALMSQIDIMPTVLGLLNFSYQSKFLGQDVFKPEFQPKAYVATYQDLGFIKGERLTIISPVKKVKQYSLELEKSDLKPEFKLYYDEKLLKNPDQKLVDDAVSAYQSTSYWLKTKQLNR
- a CDS encoding neutral zinc metallopeptidase, with the translated sequence MKWTDDRGGNVDDRRGSGGGSGGMIVGGGLGTLIIAAIVFFLGGDPSGILNSGGMQPSGNSGEQRELTADEKQIGEMVKMMDAWNSQTWNQIFTENGMTYTDPGIVLFENTTSSACGTAQSAMGPFYCPADQKVYMDMSFFGELQQKFGAKVTEFTVAYVLAHEVGHHVQTLLGTTQKVDALRRSGRYSEEQMNRVSVATELQADFYAGVWAKRTNDSKHILEPGDIESAIDAAEAVGDDNIQKRAQGYVNQESFTHGSSAQRKEWFMKGYNTGDIRQGDTFNQLLK
- a CDS encoding GLPGLI family protein — translated: MKKIGIIALALFIQNVSAQTNRFVYQVTMKPDAENKTDIKTENAYLDISPEKSVFYSENRIKRDSIMQKAFQSGGGRASINRDQMEGLKTNISYSIEKDKTNQKTYFKDRIERDLYSYEEDRPLNWKIESETRKIGEYKVQKAETDFGGRKWTAWFTTDLPYQDGPYKFGGLPGLIVKVEDDKGDYSFDLMKNYKIAEFPALNQFGNTLKVKRTDYIKQQQKFKADPMSFMSQSGSGQGGFSNTIRIGGGGRGSGGGNQNPADMRKRMEERVKEEAKKNSNPIELQ
- a CDS encoding HesB/IscA family protein → MIKVSDHAKEKAIQLMTEDGFNPAEDYIRVGVKSGGCSGLEYVLKFDNEKTDTDQIFEDNNIKIIIDKKSILYLAGTTLEYSGGLNGKGFVFNNPNASRTCGCGESFSL
- the sufB gene encoding Fe-S cluster assembly protein SufB — protein: MSKYTEDDLRVDLENKKYEFGWETKIDYEDFPTGLNEDIIRAISAKKEEPEWMTEWRLESFKIWQKMVEPEWANIKYEKPDFQAIRYYAAPKVKPELASLDEVDPELLKTFEKLGINIEEQKRLSGVAVDIVMDSVSVKTTFQDTLAEKGIIFCSISEAIKNHPDLVRKYLGKVVPRGDNFYAALNSAVFSDGSFCYIPKGVKCPMELSTYFRINQAGTGQFERTLLVADEGSYVSYLEGCTAPSRDENQLHAAVVELIALDNAEIKYSTVQNWYPGNEEGKGGVFNFVTKRGLCERNAKISWTQVETGSAVTWKYPSCILKGDNSIGEFYSIAVTNNHQYADTGTKMIHIGKNTKSTIISKGISAGKSQNSYRGQVKVMPSAKGARNFSQCDSLLMGNECGAHTFPYIEIKDPTAQLEHEATTSKIGEDQIFYCNQRGIDTERAIALIVNGFSKEVLNKLPMEFAIEAQKLLEISLEGSVG
- the sufC gene encoding Fe-S cluster assembly ATPase SufC produces the protein MLQIKDLHAKIEDGAEILKGINLEIKPGEVHAIMGPNGAGKSTLSSVIAGKEDYEVTGGEILFDGQDISEDAPEDRAHKGIFLSFQYPVEIPGVSVTNFIKAALNETRKANGLEEMPAKEMLALIREKSEKLGIKKDFLSRSLNEGFSGGEKKRNEIFQMMMLNPKLAILDETDSGLDIDALRIVADGVNYFKNEGNAVLLITHYQRLLNYIQPDFVHVLADGKIIKTGDKSLALELEEKGYDWLLN
- the sufD gene encoding Fe-S cluster assembly protein SufD, whose translation is MALKEQIIENHSEFLESLRHRFLDEERKTALQKFANFGFPTKKDEEYKYTNLKEITEKSYNFFPKEHHNITKEQFDELHLGEENFDWIVFVNGKLHKELSKVSIENVEFLSFNYALNDEKHKEVFEKYFNTIASKEQAFTNLNLAYCKYGFFLKVPKNVVIEKPIHVFYISQNQEENTFYNTRNLLIVEEGAKVEVIESHHNFDTTYVLTNSVTEIFTYPNAKADWHKLQNDNNTTYLIDNTFAKQEKDSLTTVNTFSFGGKLVRNNLDFIHNGSNINSFMNGITIIGKDQLVDHHTAVHHNFPNCESYQNYKGIFDGNAHGVFNGKVFVDKIAQKTNAYQQNNNVLLSEGASIDTKPQLEIFADDVKCSHGCTVGQLNEDALFYLRARGISKKEAQALLLYAFANDAMQNIDIEPLKEKISKLLAEKLEVDIEF